One window of Thermoanaerobaculia bacterium genomic DNA carries:
- a CDS encoding extracellular solute-binding protein gives MGRKKSRGISRREFAKIAGTGALAAGVGPGFLFPARAAAQQKTLKILQWSHFVPAYDKWFDGVFTKEWGAKNGTNVVVDHIAIGEINARAAAEVAARKGHDLFMFLAPPAAYEKQVIDHREIYEEVQRKHGKMIPLAEKSSLNPKTKKYFAFSDSYVPDPGNYRKDLWEKVGFPNGPDTWDDLRVGGRKIKQQIGNPLGIGLSQELDTNMATRALLWSFGGSEQDAEGNVAINSKAAVEAVKYMRALYKEAETPEVFTWDPSSNNRGILAGKLSFVQNAISVTRQAEKDNPEMSRQIQIRPALKGPARRLASEHVMDCYVIWDFAENKEGAKKFLVDYMDDFAAAFRASEFYNFPCFPSTVPDLKTLVGNDAKAEPHDKYKVLENALEWSTNVGYPGYATAAIDEVFNTFVIPTMFAKAAQDVMSPEDAVRAAEKEMRRIFDKWK, from the coding sequence ATGGGAAGAAAGAAGAGTCGGGGGATCAGCCGGAGGGAGTTCGCAAAGATCGCGGGAACCGGCGCGCTGGCGGCCGGCGTCGGGCCCGGGTTTCTATTCCCCGCCCGGGCCGCGGCGCAGCAGAAGACCCTGAAGATCCTCCAGTGGAGCCATTTCGTCCCCGCTTACGACAAGTGGTTCGACGGGGTCTTCACGAAGGAATGGGGCGCCAAGAACGGCACGAACGTCGTCGTCGACCACATCGCGATCGGCGAGATCAACGCCCGGGCCGCCGCCGAGGTCGCCGCCCGGAAGGGCCACGACCTGTTCATGTTCCTCGCCCCGCCGGCCGCCTACGAGAAGCAGGTCATCGACCATCGGGAGATCTACGAAGAGGTCCAGCGGAAGCACGGCAAGATGATTCCGCTCGCCGAGAAATCGAGCCTGAATCCGAAGACGAAGAAGTATTTCGCCTTCTCCGACTCCTACGTCCCCGATCCCGGGAACTACCGAAAGGACCTCTGGGAGAAGGTCGGCTTCCCGAACGGTCCCGACACGTGGGACGACCTCCGGGTCGGAGGACGGAAGATCAAGCAGCAGATCGGCAATCCGCTCGGGATCGGGCTCTCGCAGGAGCTCGACACGAACATGGCGACCCGCGCGCTCCTCTGGTCGTTCGGGGGCTCCGAGCAGGACGCCGAGGGCAACGTCGCCATCAATTCGAAGGCGGCGGTCGAGGCCGTGAAGTACATGCGCGCTCTCTACAAGGAAGCGGAGACGCCGGAAGTCTTCACGTGGGATCCCTCCTCGAACAACCGCGGCATCCTCGCCGGGAAGCTCTCCTTCGTCCAGAACGCGATCTCGGTGACGCGCCAGGCCGAGAAGGACAACCCCGAGATGTCCCGGCAGATCCAGATCCGGCCCGCGCTCAAGGGGCCGGCGCGCCGGCTCGCGTCGGAGCACGTCATGGACTGCTACGTGATCTGGGACTTCGCCGAGAACAAGGAAGGCGCCAAGAAGTTCTTGGTCGACTACATGGACGATTTCGCGGCGGCGTTCCGGGCGAGCGAGTTCTACAACTTCCCGTGCTTCCCGAGCACGGTTCCGGACCTCAAGACCCTCGTCGGAAACGACGCCAAGGCGGAGCCGCACGACAAATACAAGGTTCTCGAGAACGCGCTCGAGTGGTCGACCAACGTGGGCTACCCGGGCTATGCGACGGCGGCGATCGACGAGGTCTTCAACACGTTCGTCATCCCGACGATGTTCGCCAAGGCCGCGCAGGACGTGATGAGCCCGGAGGACGCCGTTCGTGCCGCCGAGAAGGAGATGCGCCGAATCTTCGACAAGTGGAAGTAG
- a CDS encoding acetate uptake transporter codes for MADVMADNRGQMRITDTTANPAPLGLLAFGMTTVLLNMHNAGWFGMSSMILAMGIFYGGIAQVFAGWMEWKKGNTFGTVAFSSYGLFWLTLVFLIVGPKTGWMDAPAGMIEYLFMWGLFTFCLWIATLKHAKALQVVFLTLFVLFWLLALGDYTGNAALKTFTGYEGIFCGLSAIYLGVAQVLNETYGRKVLPIG; via the coding sequence ATGGCAGACGTAATGGCGGACAACAGGGGCCAGATGAGGATCACCGACACGACCGCGAATCCGGCGCCGCTCGGATTGCTCGCCTTCGGGATGACGACCGTCCTCCTGAACATGCACAACGCGGGATGGTTCGGAATGTCGAGCATGATCCTCGCGATGGGGATCTTCTACGGCGGGATCGCCCAGGTCTTCGCCGGATGGATGGAGTGGAAGAAGGGCAACACCTTCGGGACCGTCGCGTTCAGCTCCTACGGTCTCTTCTGGCTGACTCTCGTGTTCCTCATCGTGGGACCCAAGACGGGGTGGATGGATGCCCCGGCGGGGATGATCGAATACCTCTTCATGTGGGGGCTGTTCACCTTCTGTCTCTGGATCGCGACGCTCAAGCACGCGAAGGCCCTCCAGGTGGTGTTCCTGACCCTCTTCGTCCTGTTCTGGCTGCTGGCCCTCGGGGACTACACGGGCAACGCGGCTCTGAAGACGTTCACCGGCTACGAGGGGATCTTCTGCGGGCTCTCGGCAATCTACCTCGGCGTCGCGCAGGTGTTGAACGAGACCTACGGCCGGAAGGTCCTTCCGATCGGGTAG
- a CDS encoding ABC transporter ATP-binding protein translates to MAIVETRGLSKVFRKGQLGAVVNVDLESREGEFLVLLGPSGSGKTTLLRMIAGLEEPTSGEIRIGGQVVNDLTPRQRRIAMVFQSYALYPHLTALGNIEFPLKASKVPREERRRKAEWAAELLGIAHLLGRKPRELSGGERQRVALARAIVREPSLFLFDEPLSNLDAKLRVYMRTELKRLHRDIRSTMIYVTHDQVEAMTMADRIVIMNHGRICQIGTPLEVYDTPASRFVAGFIGSPPMNFFEGEIVSDASGAAVQLSGGVSLPLSRSDLAPFAGRKVYFGMRPEHISLAASGRPISDIAWAALGVPAKVPATIEFVEPLGHRAIVTAGSVIGPFLMETEVHAAIRPGEQVDLWFDMNRAYLFDRESDAVM, encoded by the coding sequence ATGGCGATCGTCGAGACGCGAGGGCTCAGCAAAGTCTTCCGGAAGGGGCAGCTCGGGGCGGTCGTCAACGTCGACCTGGAGAGCCGGGAGGGCGAGTTCCTCGTCCTCCTCGGCCCTTCGGGGTCCGGGAAGACGACGCTCCTCCGGATGATCGCCGGCCTCGAAGAACCGACCTCCGGCGAGATCCGGATCGGCGGGCAGGTCGTCAACGATCTCACGCCGAGGCAGCGGCGGATCGCGATGGTCTTCCAGAGCTACGCGCTCTATCCCCATCTGACCGCGCTCGGCAACATCGAGTTTCCCCTGAAGGCGAGCAAGGTGCCCCGCGAGGAGCGGCGCCGCAAAGCCGAGTGGGCGGCCGAACTGCTCGGGATCGCCCATCTGCTCGGCCGGAAGCCCCGCGAACTCTCGGGGGGCGAGCGCCAGCGCGTCGCCCTCGCCCGCGCGATCGTCCGGGAGCCGTCTCTGTTCCTCTTCGACGAACCGCTCTCGAACCTCGACGCGAAGCTCCGCGTCTACATGCGGACGGAGCTGAAGCGCCTCCACCGGGACATCCGCTCGACCATGATCTACGTCACGCACGACCAGGTCGAGGCGATGACGATGGCCGACCGCATCGTGATCATGAACCACGGACGGATCTGCCAGATCGGGACGCCGCTCGAGGTCTACGACACGCCCGCCTCCCGTTTCGTCGCGGGCTTCATCGGGAGTCCGCCGATGAACTTCTTCGAGGGGGAAATCGTCTCCGACGCGTCGGGGGCCGCGGTGCAGCTCTCCGGGGGAGTGAGTCTTCCGCTCTCGCGCTCCGATCTCGCCCCTTTCGCCGGGCGGAAGGTCTACTTCGGGATGCGGCCGGAACACATCTCTCTCGCCGCGAGCGGACGCCCGATTTCCGACATCGCCTGGGCGGCGCTGGGCGTTCCCGCGAAGGTGCCGGCGACCATCGAGTTCGTGGAACCCCTCGGCCACCGCGCCATCGTGACGGCGGGGAGCGTGATCGGCCCGTTCCTGATGGAGACGGAGGTCCACGCCGCCATCCGCCCCGGAGAGCAGGTCGACCTCTGGTTCGACATGAACCGCGCCTATCTCTTCGACCGCGAGTCCGACGCCGTGATGTGA